A stretch of the Plasmodium berghei ANKA genome assembly, chromosome: 10 genome encodes the following:
- a CDS encoding calcium-dependent protein kinase, putative, with the protein MGNIIKKLLKSYNYEGNKKNEYKFGKILGCGSFGVVRECTNKKTNEIYAVKIIKKKKKHKKNSNFEKMVKNEINYLSIMSHENIIKLKDFFEDKNKFYIVLEKCEGGELFYKIVKNKCLLESESIQIVRQVCCTLEYLHSNNIIHRDIKAENFLFKNKNTENIKLIDFGMAKTVNCEYLTELCGSPHYISPELIRKKYTMSSDIWALGVMVFFMLTGKYPFEGKNTQKIVDEILNKNINWKDNEFSSLSVEAIDFLKKLLERNERKRLTAFEALNHPWIKLEME; encoded by the exons ATgggaaatataattaaaaaattactaaagagttataattatgaagggaataaaaaaaatgaatataaatttggGAAAATATTAGGATGTGGATCTTTTGG gGTTGTACGAGAATGTACTAACAAAAAGACAAACGAAATATATGCcgttaaaataattaagaagaaaaaaaaacataaaaaaaattcaaattttgaaaagatggttaaaaatgaaataaattatttatctATAATGAGCCacgaaaatattataaaactCAAAGATTTTTTCGAAGACAAAAATAAGTTTTATATAGTTTTAGAAAAATGCGAAGGGGGcgaattattttataaaattgttaaaaataaatgtttattGGAAAGTGAATCAATTCAAATTGTTCGTCAG GTTTGCTGCACCTTAGAATATTTACActcaaataatattattcatagAGATAttaaa gcagaaaattttttatttaaaaataaaaatacagaaaatattaaattaatagatTTTGGAATGGCCAAAAcg gTTAATTGCGAATATTTAACTGAGTTATGTGGATCGCCTCATTATATTTCCCCAGAATTGATAAg aaaaaaatatacaatgtCATCAGATATCTGGGCCCTTGGTGTAAtggttttttttatgttaacAGGAAAATATCCATTTGAAGGAAAAAACACACAAAAAATTGTG gatgaaatattaaacaaaaatataaattggAAAGACAACgaattttcttctttatcAGTTGAg gCCATAgattttctaaaaaaacTTCTTGAGCGGAATGAAAGAAAAAGGCTTACAGCATTTGAAG CACTCAATCATCCATGGATTAAATTGGAAATGGAATAA
- a CDS encoding vacuolar protein sorting-associated protein 3, putative, protein MELFKVEDVNGQLSYEITLGCSYNEYMFVCTIEGFIYRYKIIQNKERNSNNIELKFLDSCLIKKDKKISKIIIVECDNTFILLILIDDHIYFIKNSNFPNYNLISKNVDLFTINENRRFELLLYGQKKKKLYFYKYVDNNYKLYKDMQCLDILTCFLWINNSLFLAINKNYYLQDLCNNRHTNNNNNRVLLYSHEFEQTYKYITLINIHEIFIVCDLNIGVFYDVETSMPSRKNTIILPSNIIQLISFRFFLCCLSSKGVLNFYNTNNQQHIQTIDIKNEINLVVNFVSIGGRNMLGELFNFENNDEYDLYNSNNNCGFSNFDDFGQEKKSPKKILNFKEILNETVMTNIKGNKKKYGLNILDSKDIKYENSEYNIDEEKMEMVKLLSISDEHNYLKNCLYIINNNFIKVIKCIELYKHLPKCIEQNKIETGFLLIENNNFENEMDKINILHEYNKACAYFYFKKLNFSLAFMLFEKVDINIFFLLSFWANYFNSSFKKYDNEKDIYLHPQDKTNDIKTIEENISKPFKQFVPIVCTIYELIERGYHIYSQNTMKSYMDTHINENDNNFISKQKILSIANICLTKYILKKRDFFIENKYDIKIERNIWENITMPKHKEKQIEESSITQSLSSEYIYIDELIDNILIKLMVNNNYKNFTQFIMKTPNLNLNINECIQYLKENHKFIETILIYIRFHNFDVAIKMCISFLHYYKLKENNDQNDVLQNEHIDYGYSYMGYEKNGDDQDMWWCKMLDEKNFKNNIERSNTFHSILKEIYNVLIILNGNVHLINIEESGIKKLFEYSFPFLLKYNEKLFYDFIINNNLILRPHEILLTFKKLQDIKLKKKINYYIQKYVMNYIKYDKKNKNVNAILLELYINDSEKPVQVRQKKILKMLRSNYPIDTNHIIQMIENKNFNLVTALLYGRIHKHYESLEILCEEDLGICEKYCHYYSFMLKCFVKGLKKEKYESIFSSIYNNDKTIYQKLVNEKNKNNDISTNNEYKQDDKTVKKNKKKANKISDAFIKDIIKEYHKYSYITMNKNSLEKIKKLNNLNKINDENIQNKEENIKKEYDYMLHLIGNEKNSSNDDDNYDITNYYDNDEICDYSSQNTETNASTNYQHFTDIENENTSDSLIIDYSDEKNNINIQEQGFAKKKKKKKNGEISIMGKKSQNSKLKKKKDKYKKLLGNSSQNQDIDLLEYFHVYNENKCRSCGFFFLFIKVCMDKYKNKNTCEIKKEIYKNYIIYILNKYANHNDLNNIYIFKMIPENWKISKISNYVNFYLRKKLNTRTNLEIYHNLIKSSYLNVTYNLIKKKEEKILIQDSIVCNVCNTLIEEKEFVYFSENVVLHIKCVCKYNTAKLT, encoded by the exons atgGAACTATTTAAAGTTGAAGATGTTAATGGTCAATTAAGTTATGAAATAACGTTAGGATGTTCATATAATGAGTATATGTTTGTATGTACTATAGAAGGGTTCATATATcgttataaaataattcagaataaagaaagaaatagtaataatattgagCTAAAATTTCTTGATAGttgtttaataaaaaaagataaaaagataagtaaaataattatagtaGAATGTGATAATacattcatattattaattttaattgatgatcatatttattttataaaaaattccaATTTCccaaattataatttaatttccaaaaatgtagatttatttacaataaatgaaaatagaaGATTTgaactattattatatggacaaaaaaaaaaaaaattatatttttataaatatgttgataataattataaattatataaagataTGCAATGTTTGGATATTTTAACTTGTTTTTTATGGATAaataattctttatttttagcgataaataaaaattattatttacaagATTTGTGTAATAATAGGCACacaaataacaataataatagggTGCTTTTATATTCCCATGAATTTGAACAAAcctataaatatataactttaattaatattcatgaaatttttattgtttgtGATTTAAACATTGGTGTATTTTATGATGTTGAAACCTCTATGCCTTCAcgaaaaaatacaattataTTACCAAGTAATATAATTCAACTAATATcatttcgattttttttatgttgcTTAAGTTCAAAAGGTGtattgaatttttataacacAAACAACCAACAACATATACAAACAATTGATatcaaaaatgaaataaatttagtAGTTAATTTTGTTAGTATTGGAGGAAGAAATATGTTAGGTGAActatttaattttgaaaataatgatgaatatgatttatataattctaataataattgtggattttcaaattttgatgattttggacaagaaaaaaaatctccaaaaaaaatattaaattttaaagaaatattaaacGAAACTGTTAtgacaaatataaaaggaaataaaaaaaaatatgggttaaatatattagatagtaaagatataaaatatgaaaatagtgaatataatattgatgaagaaaaaatggaaatggTAAAACTTTTATCCATTTCTGATgaacataattatttaaaaaattgtttatacattattaataataattttataaaagtaATTAAATGTATAGAATTATATAAGCATTTACCAAAATGTAtagaacaaaataaaattgaaactggatttttattaatagaaaataataattttgaaaatgaaatggataaaattaatatactacatgaatataataaagcgtgtgcatatttttattttaaaaaattaaatttttcgCTTGCATTTATGCTTTTTGAAAAAGTagatattaatattttttttcttttatctttttgggcaaattattttaattccTCATTTAAGAAATATGACAACGAAaaggatatatatttacatccCCAAGACAAAACAAATGACATTAAAACtatagaagaaaatattagtAAACCATTTAAACAATTTGTTCCAATTGTTTGTACTATTTATGAATTAATTGAACGAGgatatcatatatattctcAAAATACCATGAAAAGTTATATGGATACacatattaatgaaaatgataataattttatatcaaaacaaaaaatacttAGCATTGctaatatttgtttaacaaaatatatattgaaaaaaagagacttttttattgaaaataaatatgatataaaaattgagCGAAATATTTGGGAAAATATAACTATGCCAAAACATAAGGAAAAACAAATTGAAGAATCATCAATAACTCAATCTTTGTCGtctgaatatatatatattgatgAATTGATCGATAATATTCTTATAAAGTTAAtggtaaataataattataaaaatttcactcaatttattatgaaaacaccaaatttaaatttaaatataaatgagtGCATACAATATTTAAAGGAAAATCATAAGTTCATTgaaacaattttaatatacatacgatttcataattttgatGTTGCAAttaaaatgtgtatatCATTTTTGCATTATTATAAACTGAAAGAAAATAACGACCAAAATGACGTTCTCCAAAATGAACATATCGATTATGGATATAGCTATATGggatatgaaaaaaacgGAGATGATCAAGATATGTGGTGGTGCAAAATGTTAgacgaaaaaaattttaaaaataatatcgaACGAAGTAATACTTTTCATTCTATCctaaaagaaatatataatgttctaataattttaaatggCAATgttcatttaataaatatagaagaaagtggaataaaaaagctttttgaatattcatttccatttttattaaaatataatgaaaaattattttatgattttattataaataataatttgatttTACGTCCTCATGAAATATTACttacatttaaaaaactaCAAGacataaaattaaagaaaaaaattaattactacatacaaaaatatgtaatgaattatataaaatacgataaaaaaaacaaaaatgttAATGCAATTTTGcttgaattatatattaacgATTCAGAAAAACCTGTACAAGTCaggcaaaaaaaaatattaaaaatgttacgCTCCAATTACCCAATTGACACAAATCATATAATTCAGAtgattgaaaataaaaattttaatttggtTACGGCTTTGTTGTATGGGAGAATCCATAAGCATTA TGAAAGCTTGGAAATTCTTTGCGAAGAAGATTTGGGAATATGTGAAAAGTATTGCCACTATTATAGCTTCATGTTAAAATGTTTTGTAAAAGGgctaaaaaaagaaaaatatgaaagtATATTTTCTAGTATATACAACAATGATAAAACgatatatcaaaaattgGTTAAtgagaaaaacaaaaataacgATATATCaacaaataatgaatataaacaaGATGATAAAACAGTGAagaagaataaaaaaaaagcaaacAAAATTAGTGATGCATTTATTAAGGATATTATTAAAGaatatcataaatataGCTACATAacaatgaataaaaattctttggaaaaaattaaaaaattaaataatttaaataaaataaatgatgaaaatatacaaaacaaagaagaaaatataaaaaaagaatatgatTATATGCTTCATTTAATTggtaatgaaaaaaacagttctaatgatgatgataattatgatataaCTAACTATTATGATAACGATGAAATTTGTGATTATTCTTCGCAAAATACTGAAACAAATGCGTCAACAAATTATCAACATTTCACAGatattgaaaatgaaaatactAGTGATAGCTTAATTATAGATTATagtgatgaaaaaaataatataaatatacaagAACAAGGatttgcaaaaaaaaaaaaaaaaaaaaaaaatggagaaATTTCTATAATGGGAAAAAAATCTCAAAATtccaaattaaaaaaaaagaaggacaaatacaaaaaattattaggAAATAGTTCCCAAAATCAAGATATTGATTTACTGGAATATTTTCATGTttataatgaaaacaaaTGTAGATCATGTggttttttctttttatttattaaagtATGTAtggataaatataaaaataaaaatacatgtgaaataaaaaaagaaatttataaaaattatataatctatattttaaataaatatgcaaatcataatgatttaaataatatatacatatttaaaatgatACCGGAAAATTggaaaatatcaaaaatatcaaattatgtaaatttttatttgagaaaaaaattaaatacacGAACTAATCTTGAAATATATCACAATCTTATAAAGAGTAGCTACTTGAATGTCACTTATAAccttattaaaaaaaaagaagaaaaaattcTTATACAGGATAGTAT AGTTTGCAATGTTTGTAATACTCTTATTGAAGAAAAggaatttgtttatttctCAGAAAATGTTGTACTACATATAAAGTGTGTGTGCAAATATAATACTGCCAAATTGacataa
- a CDS encoding 60S ribosomal protein L7-3, putative: MAKDNKKQTKKPSKKTPAPCPLSNKKAVKKEIKKEKKNGIRMNPLIFERKRKTNIIGVGIRPKKDLSKYVKWPKHLRLQRKKKILLQRLKVPPAINQFNYTLSKNQTQDLMNFLKEYKPESKSEKKERLLKKAKDDLNKTQSKDKKPLMIKYGIKHITKLIERKNCSLVVIANDVTPIELVLFLPALCRMKDIPYCFVKNKSKLGKLVHKKMATAVCVQKVRKEDQDKLDYFCKLSREQFNDNADIRRKWGGQKMSKKSLILKKMKDKAKKLEEAKKKEISTKL; encoded by the exons Atg gCAAAAGATaacaaaaaacaaacaaaaaaacCTTCCAAAAAAACTCCAGCACCATGCCCATTGAGTAATAAAAAGGCTGTTaagaaagaaataaaaaaagaaaagaaaaatggAATTCGAATGAATcctttaatttttgaaagaaaaagaaaaactaATATTATTGGTGTTGGTATACGCCCAAAGAAAGATTTATCAAAGTATGTTAAATGGCCAAAGCATCTTAGATtacaaagaaaaaagaaaattttattacaaaGATTAAAAGTCCCTCCTGCAATTAACCAATTTAATTATACTCTTTCGAAGAATCAG ACTCAAGATTTGATGAACTTCttaaaagaatataaacCAGAATCTAAATCagagaaaaaagaaagattACTTAAAAAGGCTAAAGACGATTTAAACAAAACGCAAtcaaaagataaaaaacCTTTGATGATTAAATATggaataaaacatataactAAATTAATTGAACGAAAAAACTGTAGTCTTGTTGTTATAGCAAATGACGTTACTCCAATTGAATTAGTTTTGTTTTTACCAGCTTTATGCAGAATGAAAGATATCCCTTACTGTTTcgttaaaaataaatcgaAATTAGGAAAACTtgtacataaaaaaatggccACAGCTGTATGTGTACAAAAGGTTCGAAAAGAAGACCAAGATAAATTAGATTATTTTTGCAAATTATCTAGAGAGCAATTTAATGACAACGCAGATATAAGAAGAAAATGGGGAGGTCAAAAAATGAGTAAAAAATCATtgattttgaaaaaaatgaaagatAAAGCTAAAAAACTTGAAGAGgcaaagaaaaaagaaatatccACCAAATTGTAA
- a CDS encoding DEAD/DEAH box helicase, putative: MNANWISQLENLLGEKNTKKNCEANGVKFPKIKNEVQNEANYEQKDYHNLTSYNIKKEIINNYQKENINRLYSWQKECLCELKKVKWEERENFLFVAQTSGGKTLVAEIFAFEEIKKTEKIFFLFPLNSLINEKLEYFKKICKGTDIQIGSEFDQNDIILCTYEKFNNYLNKNKLKYTAENINSRGYEHIYQKNYNYDDRDNEDKKYIVIIDEFHLISEKGRGIYIENIISKSLYLNKKKPQIKIICMSATLNNMHKLKKWLNAKIYISSYRPQVISEHYVCNYDVYKKGHEFDYYYLNNMYDFCISYENRKDNKSLPCCYRKDTINYKVEKAILHDIDCVTPRINGYETPIKYDYQTKINAQSELFKNKIYNFLQKKNQSLNNDLIQTILCFSYHSLVKNINTLIFCSTKRNCEIYINLINQFISALSIDNVPENIKIKRKKLNEKILHIDKYAYEKMNKLITNGICYYYSDIGNSIKRLLEHFYKEKVLFLLTCTSTLAIGLNLLVDRVLIASPFIAQNFITITQYKQMIGRAARLKEGDSFLIVEKKYEKKILQLFKENVTNIKSTMNNGSQEEIEKYIIEFLCLVDQPMTFHDIISLFSYSLCFVELTFSDNEIDENYITNTNGNDTILDNIAYICHFGNNGMNTFYEELDMYCNDNSWIGKEIKSVSSIKQCDKNELMQIKDECSPYHISSTTPRKINQKRAEKYTNTTNTSLHNLLQLDLHMFTKNELLFYEKTKKEINIVINNLIKHKCIEIINQKKIKATRLCRSLCISNFTVTYGIDLLSEIKSYDKIHTYNNKFHLCYICSCHNLNIAGFIYYLPFLKNLISIISFDNYTKYIIFEILKFDNDIINMLNLKNQNISHDQKKKKFFSDDLVQKKYNKLYLAILLFLYLQGANISTICTIFKIPKDVLKSILQNTYMHIHILIAFFDELDEWIISSLLKKYLQHFKSIKPASENNSDEFFQVAEFCYSKYYSKKRKKEKYTQWRK; this comes from the coding sequence ATGAATGCAAATTGGATATCACAACTTGAAAATTTACTAGGAGAgaaaaacacaaaaaaaaattgtgaaGCAAATGGAGTAAAATTCCCAAAAATCAAAAACGAAGTACAAAATGAGGCCAATTACGAACAGAAGGATTACCATAATTTAACTAGCTacaacataaaaaaagaaattataaataattatcaaaaagaaaatataaataggTTATATAGTTGGCAAAAGGAATGCTTGTGCGAACTAAAGAAAGTAAAGTGGGAGGAACgtgaaaattttttattcgtGGCGCAGACTTCTGGAGGTAAAACATTAGTAGCTGAAATATTTGCTTTTGAGGAAATCaaaaaaacagaaaagatatttttcttattccCATTAAATTCATTGATCAATGAAAAATtggaatattttaaaaaaatttgtaaGGGCACAGATATTCAAATAGGTAGCGAATTTGATCAAAAcgatattattttatgtacatatgaaaaatttaacaattatttaaataaaaacaaactGAAGTATACAGCGGAAAATATCAATTCACGAGGTTATGaacatatttatcaaaaaaattataactaTGATGATCGTGATAATGAAgacaaaaaatacataGTCATAATTGATGAATTTCACCTTATAAGTGAAAAGGGAAGAGGGATTTATAtcgaaaatataatttcaaaaagtttatatttaaataaaaaaaaacctcaaataaaaattatatgcatgAGTGCaacattaaataatatgcacaaattgaaaaaatggTTAAATgctaaaatatacatatcaTCCTATCGTCCCCAAGTAATTAGTGAGCATTATGTGTGTAATTATGatgtttataaaaaggGACACGAAtttgattattattatcttaACAATATGTATGATTTTTGTATATCATATGAAAATAGAAAGGATAATAAGTCCCTACCATGTTGTTATAGGAAAGATacaattaattataaagtTGAGAAAGCAATACTCCATGATATTGATTGTGTAACACCACGAATAAATGGTTATGAAACCCCAATCAAATATGACTACCAAACGAAAATAAATGCGCAATCTGAACTTTTCaagaataaaatttataattttttacaaaaaaagaatCAATCATTAAACAATGATTTAATTCAAAcaatattatgtttttctTATCATAGTTTagtgaaaaatataaatacattaatattttgttctaCAAAAAGAAACTGtgaaatttatataaatttaataaatcaatTTATTAGTGCATTGTCTATTGATAATGTCccagaaaatataaaaataaaacgaaAGAAATTAAATGAGAAAATACTTCATATtgataaatatgcatatgaaAAGATGAATAAATTGATAACTAATGGgatatgttattattatagtGATATTGGAAATTCTATAAAACGTTTATTagaacatttttataaagagaaagtattatttttattaacctGCACATCAACATTAGCTATTGGACTAAATTTATTAGTGGATAGAGTTTTAATAGCATCACCATTTATTGCGCAAAACTTTATAACTATAACacaatataaacaaatgaTTGGTAGAGCAGCTAGATTAAAGGAAGGAGATTCATTTTTGAttgttgaaaaaaaatatgagaaaaaaatattacaactatttaaagaaaatgtaactaatataaaaagtacGATGAATAATGGATCCCAAgaagaaatagaaaaatatataattgaatTTCTTTGTTTAGTAGATCAGCCAATGACATTTCATGatataatttctttattttcatacTCTTTATGTTTTGTTGAACTTACATTTAGTGATAATGAAATAGacgaaaattatataacaaaCACAAATGGAAATGATACTATTTTGGACaatattgcatatatatgccATTTTGGTAACAATGGTATGAATACTTTCTATGAAGAGCTAGATATGTACTGTAATGACAATTCTTGGATTGgtaaggaaataaaaagtgtTAGTTCTATAAAGCAGtgtgataaaaatgaactAATGCAAATAAAAGACGAGTGTTCCCCATATCATATTAGTAGCACAACACCGAGAAAGATCAATCAAAAAAGAGCcgaaaaatatacaaatacaACAAATACATCTTTACATAATTTACTACAATTGGATCTGCACATGTTCAcgaaaaatgaattattattttatgaaaagacaaaaaaagaaattaacATCGtgataaataatttaataaaacataaatgtatcgaaataataaaccagaaaaaaataaaagctACAAGATTGTGTAGGTCTTTATGTATAAGTAATTTTACAGTAACATATGGTATAGATTTATTAagtgaaataaaaagttaCGACAAAATACATacttataataataaatttcatttatgttatatatgttCATGTCATAATTTAAACATTGCAggatttatatattatttaccctttttaaaaaatctaatatcaattatatcatttgataattatactaaatatataatttttgaaatattaaaatttgataatgatataataaatatgttaaattTAAAGAACCAAAATATTTCGCATgaccaaaaaaaaaaaaaatttttttctgatGACCTTGttcagaaaaaatataacaaattatatttggctattttattatttttatatttgcaaGGAGCTAATATATCTACTATATGCaccatttttaaaataccAAAAGATGTGTTAAAATCGATTTTACAgaatacatatatgcatatacatatcTTGATTGCCTTCTTTGATGAGCTTGATGAATGGATAATATCAAGtcttttgaaaaaatatcttcagcattttaaaagtataaaaCCGGCTTCAGAAAATAATAGCGACGAATTTTTTCAAGTTGCAGAATTTTgttattcaaaatattattcaaaaaagAGGAAGAAGGAAAAGTACACGCAATGGCGTAAATAA
- a CDS encoding 60S ribosomal protein L5, putative → MAYVKVVKNKAYFKRYQVKYRRRREGKTDYRARKALILQDKNKYNAQKLRFIVRKTNNQIICQIASSHIEGDKILSEAKSKELIRYGIPVGLKNYAAAYATGLLCARRFLKSLNLDNQFIGVEKVTSESVAEDGDKEEEGDRKPIKAFLDVGITRTTTGNRVFAALKGACDGGLNIPHGNNRFPGSKNEFNPEQLRKNILGIHVAEYMASMKEEDMDKYKAHFNDYLKHKIDENNIEKMYLTAHEKIRKNPEKKAKKAGKKFIAKHQKPTKLNAKLRKQRVKEKLEKYIEKLQ, encoded by the exons ATGGCTTATGTAAAAGTTGTAAAAAACAAagcatattttaaaagataCCAAGTCAAGTATAGAAGAAGAAGAG AGGGAAAAACCGACTATCGAGCTAGAAAAGCCCTAATATTACaagacaaaaataaatacaacgCTCAAAAGCTCCGTTTTATTGTTCGTAAAACAAACAACCAAATAATATGCCAAATAGCTAGCTCTCATATTGAAGGcgataaaatattatccGAAGCAAAATCAAAAGAATTAATCAGATATGGTATTCCTGTTggattaaaaaattatgcagCTGCATATGCCACTGGCTTGCTATGTGCTCGACGATTTTTAAAATCACTAAACTTAGATAATCAATTTATAGGAGTAGAAAAAGTTACTTCTGAGTCAGTAGCTGAAGATGGTGATAAAGAAGAAGAGGGTGATAGAAAACCAATCAAAGCATTTTTGGATGTAGGTATAACTCGAACAACAACAGGGAACCGTGTTTTCGCTGCATTAAAAGGAGCATGTGATGGCGGTTTAAACATTCCCCATGGAAATAATCGATTTCCTGgatcaaaaaatgaatttaatCCTGAACAgctaagaaaaaatatattaggCATACATGTAGCTGAATATATGGCTTCTATGAAAGAAGAAGATAtggataaatataaagctcattttaatgattatttaaaacataaaattgatgaaaataatattgaaaaaatgtatCTTACTGCTcatgaaaaaattagaaaaaatcCCGAGAAAAAAGCCAAAAAGGCTGGTAAAAAATTCATAGCCAAACATCAAAAACCAACCAAATTAAATGCAAAATTAAGAAAACAAAGAGTTAAGGAAAAg ttggaaaaatatatcgaGAAATTACAGTAA
- a CDS encoding enoyl-CoA hydratase, putative — MQIQKMFFRARCGKRLYSDINIRRNLKLFNTFKQYTTYLNKQEIINNSSQLIDEKKKNDNINFCNKYVDFFRDESRNIGILTFKNICDKKNIFPDFLEELKNVIDHINNIISNEENNKFYINEFKNKDNYLVKNLKKAIPYYDNKLKVLIINGSDSNFRKNSNTFLNSIDFNSYLKCDEGANADISSMFRIICNNIQQLPLITISNINGICYNSGMDIILSTDFRISNENSKYGYDKTYIGLYPYGGSIQKLFRHIPMNYSKYLLLTSQTINAFDALKFNLIDICMNQNDEFYINNSNVNFDDNLTKKNKIDIIKENIIKYFNDIFINEYFKLKANDDSFIFTLFFAFQFLFTPTYILQNIKLSINEGMLLSDSNAYLDCDRMVFEKSINTPERLEILNYLKTKKTSEYKPKGN; from the coding sequence atgcaaatacaaaaaatgttttttcgGGCACGATGTGGGAAACGACTTTATTcggatataaatataagaaGGAACTTGAAACTATTCAATACATTTAAACAGTATACAACTTATTTGAACAAACAAGAaatcataaataatagttCTCAATTAATTgatgagaaaaaaaaaaatgataatataaatttttgtaataaatatgttgaCTTTTTTCGAGATGAAAGTAGAAATATTGGAATACtaacttttaaaaatatatgtgatAAGAAAAACATTTTTCCTGATTTTTTAGAAGAATTGAAAAATGTCATAGaccatataaataatatcataTCTAACgaggaaaataataaattctATATcaatgaatttaaaaacaaagataattatttagtcaaaaatttgaaaaaagcAATACCATATTATGACAATAAATTAAAGGTATTAATCATTAATGGGAGTGATAGCAActttagaaaaaatagtaatacaTTCTTAAATTCAATTGATTTTAACTCCTATTTAAAATGTGATGAAGGAGCTAATGCTGATATTTCAAGCATGTTTAGAATAATATGCAATAATATTCAACAACTACCTTTAATAACCATTAGTAATATTAATGGTATTTGCTATAACAGTGGTATGGACATAATTTTGTCAACAGATTTTAGAATCTCAAATGAAAATAGCAAATATGGATATGATAAAACTTATATTGGTTTATACCCATATGGCGGTAGCATACAAAAACTATTTAGACATATTCCTATgaattattcaaaatatttattattaacaagTCAAACAATCAATGCATTTGATGCATTAAAATTCAATTTAATAGATATATGTATGAATCAAAATGatgaattttatataaataattctaaCGTTAATTTTGATGACAATttaactaaaaaaaataaaatcgatattataaaagaaaatattataaaatatttcaatgatattttcataaatgaatattttaaattaaaggCAAATGATGATagctttatttttactcttttttttgcttttcaatttttatttactcCTACTTATATTCTACAAAACATAAAACTCTCTATTAATGAAGGGATGCTACTAAGTGATTCAAATGCATATTTAGATTGTGATCGAATGGTATTCGAAAAATCTATAAACACACCTGAACGATTAGAAATtcttaattatttaaaaacaaaaaaaacaagcGAATACAAGCCGAAGGGAAATTAG